From Pusillibacter faecalis, one genomic window encodes:
- a CDS encoding MerR family transcriptional regulator codes for MISEGKSYYSIGKVSTLCCVPIKTLRYYDKIGLLVPEYRKDESNYRYYTQDQILTLFIIRKLKLLGIPLKEIHEIISSRDSAAMGKCIQERLQGISQAIEDLNNQYSEGKMLLDRLNMGHNILETGHASWSTEEIRVEDIPVSTVLFTRRLKKNYKNTDVSVERWLELFQMVSQQKLRVVGPVILTYHNNPLEQFFKTDCDLEISVRVNETRDRPECKQFGGFRAVTALHIGRNDEIIQTHARAIKWLNQQGYSVAGPISEEYIVSPMDIINEEDHITKVIIPIQP; via the coding sequence TTGATATCTGAAGGAAAGAGCTATTATTCGATCGGAAAAGTCTCCACACTGTGCTGTGTTCCTATCAAAACTCTGCGGTATTATGATAAGATCGGTCTTCTGGTTCCGGAATACCGCAAGGACGAGAGCAATTACCGCTACTACACTCAGGACCAGATCTTGACGCTCTTCATCATCCGCAAGCTCAAGCTTCTGGGAATCCCTCTGAAGGAAATTCACGAAATTATTTCCAGCCGGGATTCCGCTGCTATGGGGAAATGTATTCAGGAGCGGCTCCAGGGCATCAGCCAGGCTATTGAAGACCTCAATAACCAGTACAGCGAGGGAAAGATGCTGCTGGACCGTTTGAATATGGGGCATAATATTTTGGAGACTGGCCATGCCAGCTGGTCCACAGAGGAAATCCGAGTGGAGGATATTCCGGTTTCCACGGTACTTTTTACCCGCCGACTCAAAAAAAACTATAAGAATACGGATGTATCTGTGGAGCGATGGCTGGAGCTATTTCAAATGGTCTCTCAGCAGAAGCTGCGGGTCGTGGGGCCAGTGATTCTGACCTACCACAACAATCCTCTGGAGCAGTTTTTTAAAACTGACTGCGACCTGGAGATCAGCGTTCGGGTCAATGAGACCCGGGACCGGCCGGAGTGCAAGCAATTTGGTGGCTTCCGGGCCGTTACCGCATTACATATTGGCCGGAATGATGAAATCATTCAGACTCACGCTCGGGCCATCAAGTGGCTCAACCAGCAAGGCTACAGTGTGGCCGGCCCGATTTCTGAGGAGTACATCGTCTCTCCCATGGACATCATCAACGAAGAAGATCATATTACCAAGGTCATTATCCCCATTCAACCTTAA
- a CDS encoding S-layer homology domain-containing protein, producing the protein MRKRLCAAVLAMVMTLGILTIPSGAADTTRFSDVSDRSTALAVETLRLMGVLDGYSDGTFRPNQQLTRAQFCKMAVYALGAENELGLYNTITVFPDVKPSHWAAGYINMAAKGKEIIAGYPDGRFYPDRTVTVGQAVTILLRLLGYKDDKIGGVWPDSYMAMASVAGLTEGMTVSGSAPLTRAQAARLFVNLLQADSAGEGGVEYTLSEETELLSVDGSTGQMKTTKETYTMAHPVASTSLVGAKGYVVSMNGKALTFLPLTSGNAGTASSAIVVYEDGSAAGFGALAGNNTYTIYKNGTLATVKDLRKHDVATYSSATNTIRVCDTRVTVYYEACTPNPSAPTKITVLGGTELSVLPSALDTLSKFKPGDQMTLLLTADGQVAGAVQSNGTNGARGNAVGVVSDSGTVQMFCGGTTVSLAGSADGAFNGQVVRISSTSSAGVSLSKLSGGLNGDLDVSGRKLGNRNLAENVMVFMDGSLINLSQLTSGSVPSGEITYARANWAGEVDLIVLRGSRDSTTIYGRVFWTVDDEDQDCIGVEYGNGDSGRTKAFHMRYNFQGGDYVAATINRGGTGFSSMVALNELANVSKSAWIEKSSVLVGGRSYTVPANVLCYNRDSNSWITLDAALDYADTANLYASSDGIIRVVEVRHSA; encoded by the coding sequence ATGAGAAAAAGACTTTGTGCAGCTGTGCTGGCCATGGTCATGACACTTGGAATTCTGACGATTCCGTCAGGTGCGGCTGACACCACCAGATTTTCCGACGTGTCGGACCGGAGCACGGCTCTGGCGGTGGAAACCCTGCGGCTGATGGGAGTTCTGGACGGATACAGTGACGGTACCTTTCGGCCCAACCAACAGTTGACCCGGGCCCAGTTTTGCAAAATGGCAGTGTATGCCCTGGGCGCGGAGAATGAGCTGGGACTCTATAACACCATCACGGTGTTCCCGGATGTGAAGCCCTCTCACTGGGCTGCGGGTTACATCAATATGGCGGCCAAGGGCAAGGAGATCATCGCCGGCTATCCGGACGGTCGTTTTTATCCCGATCGAACCGTTACCGTGGGACAGGCGGTTACGATTCTCCTGCGCCTTCTGGGCTACAAGGATGACAAAATCGGCGGCGTGTGGCCGGACAGCTATATGGCCATGGCATCTGTCGCCGGATTGACGGAGGGCATGACGGTCAGCGGCAGCGCACCGCTGACTCGCGCCCAAGCTGCGCGGTTGTTTGTAAACCTTCTGCAGGCAGATTCTGCGGGAGAGGGAGGCGTAGAGTACACGCTGAGCGAGGAGACAGAGCTTCTCTCTGTGGATGGCAGCACCGGTCAGATGAAGACCACAAAGGAGACCTATACCATGGCACACCCTGTGGCCTCCACTTCTTTGGTGGGTGCCAAAGGCTATGTGGTCTCTATGAACGGCAAGGCACTGACATTCCTGCCCCTTACCAGCGGCAATGCCGGTACGGCATCCTCGGCCATTGTGGTCTATGAGGACGGTTCTGCTGCCGGCTTTGGCGCACTGGCAGGCAACAATACCTACACCATCTACAAAAACGGAACCCTGGCAACCGTAAAGGATCTGCGGAAGCATGACGTGGCAACCTACAGCTCTGCAACCAACACCATCCGGGTCTGCGACACTCGTGTAACGGTGTATTACGAGGCCTGCACGCCCAATCCCAGTGCTCCGACTAAGATTACGGTGCTGGGCGGTACGGAGCTGAGCGTCCTGCCCTCTGCGCTGGACACACTCTCAAAATTCAAGCCCGGCGACCAGATGACGCTGCTGCTGACGGCAGACGGCCAAGTGGCAGGCGCTGTGCAGTCCAACGGTACAAACGGGGCCCGCGGCAATGCAGTCGGCGTGGTCTCTGACAGTGGCACGGTTCAAATGTTCTGCGGCGGCACGACCGTTTCCCTGGCAGGCTCTGCTGATGGCGCATTCAACGGCCAGGTGGTGCGGATTTCCTCTACCAGCTCGGCAGGCGTCTCTCTGTCCAAGCTCAGCGGCGGATTGAACGGCGACCTGGATGTAAGCGGCAGGAAGCTGGGGAACCGGAATTTGGCGGAGAATGTGATGGTCTTCATGGACGGCTCGCTGATTAACCTCAGCCAGCTGACCAGCGGCAGCGTGCCCAGCGGCGAAATTACCTACGCAAGGGCTAACTGGGCCGGCGAGGTCGATCTGATTGTTCTCAGAGGCAGCCGTGACAGCACTACCATCTATGGCCGGGTGTTCTGGACTGTGGATGACGAGGATCAGGACTGCATCGGCGTGGAATACGGCAATGGTGACAGCGGTCGAACCAAAGCATTCCATATGCGCTACAACTTCCAGGGCGGAGATTATGTGGCCGCAACCATCAACCGCGGCGGCACTGGATTTTCCAGCATGGTGGCGCTCAACGAGCTGGCCAACGTGTCCAAGAGCGCATGGATTGAAAAGAGCTCGGTTCTTGTTGGCGGTCGGAGCTATACAGTACCTGCCAATGTTCTATGCTACAACCGGGACAGCAATAGCTGGATCACGCTGGACGCGGCGCTGGATTACGCGGACACCGCAAACCTTTATGCCAGCAGTGACGGAATCATCCGCGTTGTTGAGGTCCGGCACAGCGCATAA
- a CDS encoding ABC transporter permease, translating into MQAFKMAWKSIWGKKGRSTLTILGIFIGIAAVMTIVSVLEGMKEFTRQQYAAMGSNRISVYIWSYSYDEEGNSLAPDYFPNLYNYCNGMRQYIDGVTPQGNVNATVSYGTKSTANMEYSWDENGNITGEMPPSLYYVSDQYSACSNLTLAKGRDLAYLDMKNYNQVCVIGAQAAKTFFGSADPVGKELQVNGNPFLVVGVYGSRLSEESAATSTIDNFIAFPYTARRLLGGEAPSQFTVKAKDNVNLNEIIPQLGGFLKGLVGSNGSYDVSSENQWQDYQNEYLTQLSLILGGIAAISLLVGGIGIMNIMLVTVTERTREIGIRRAIGAQRASIVAQFLIEAAMLCGIGGLVGIAVGTLGSVVLSTFLVQITVFPPLWVTAAAFALSVALGVLFGIYPAAKASKLQPVEALRAE; encoded by the coding sequence ATGCAGGCATTCAAAATGGCATGGAAATCCATCTGGGGGAAAAAAGGCCGGTCAACTCTGACGATTCTTGGTATTTTTATCGGCATCGCAGCGGTGATGACCATCGTCTCCGTGCTGGAGGGCATGAAAGAGTTTACCCGCCAGCAATACGCGGCCATGGGCAGCAACCGCATCAGCGTCTATATCTGGTCCTATTCCTATGACGAAGAGGGCAACAGCTTGGCGCCGGACTATTTCCCGAATCTTTATAACTACTGTAACGGGATGCGGCAGTATATCGACGGCGTGACTCCACAGGGCAATGTCAACGCCACCGTATCCTATGGGACCAAGTCCACCGCCAATATGGAGTACAGCTGGGATGAAAATGGGAATATCACCGGTGAGATGCCGCCGAGTCTGTACTACGTCAGCGACCAGTACAGCGCATGCAGTAACCTGACCCTGGCCAAAGGGCGGGACCTTGCATATTTGGATATGAAGAATTATAACCAGGTGTGCGTGATAGGCGCCCAGGCGGCAAAGACCTTTTTTGGCTCTGCAGACCCTGTGGGAAAGGAATTGCAGGTTAATGGAAACCCCTTCCTGGTAGTAGGGGTTTACGGCAGTCGCCTCAGCGAGGAGTCGGCCGCCACCAGCACCATTGACAACTTTATCGCCTTCCCCTACACTGCCCGGCGGCTTTTAGGAGGAGAGGCCCCCAGCCAGTTCACAGTGAAGGCAAAGGACAATGTGAACTTGAATGAGATTATCCCTCAGCTGGGAGGATTCCTCAAGGGCCTGGTGGGGAGCAATGGCAGCTATGACGTCTCCTCGGAGAATCAGTGGCAGGACTATCAGAACGAGTACCTGACCCAGTTAAGCCTGATTTTAGGCGGGATTGCGGCGATCTCCTTGCTGGTAGGCGGTATTGGCATTATGAATATTATGCTGGTGACTGTTACAGAGCGAACCCGGGAGATCGGCATCCGACGGGCCATTGGCGCCCAACGAGCCAGCATTGTGGCACAGTTCTTGATTGAGGCGGCCATGCTCTGCGGAATCGGCGGGCTGGTGGGTATCGCCGTGGGCACCCTTGGCAGTGTGGTGCTCAGTACATTTTTGGTGCAGATCACAGTGTTCCCCCCTCTGTGGGTGACGGCGGCGGCATTTGCACTGTCCGTGGCACTTGGGGTTTTGTTCGGCATCTACCCTGCGGCCAAGGCGTCTAAGCTCCAGCCTGTGGAGGCATTGAGAGCCGAGTAA
- a CDS encoding ABC transporter ATP-binding protein codes for MAKLIELRNVYKIYSEGLESEVRALDGVSLEIERGEFVAIVGQSGSGKSTMMNVLGCLDIPTRGDYFLNGTDVRELTDKELSRIRNKEIGFIFQQYNLIQDLTVLENVELPLVYQGVSADDRREMALAALERVGLAERVKHRPTQMSGGQQQRVAIARAIAANPSIVMADEPTGALDSRTGLEVLAFLQKLNREGTTVILITHDNGIAATARRCVRLTDGRIVEDQVQEVDWL; via the coding sequence ATGGCAAAGCTGATTGAGCTGCGGAACGTCTATAAAATATACAGTGAGGGCCTGGAAAGTGAGGTTCGGGCGCTGGATGGCGTTTCGCTGGAAATTGAGCGGGGGGAGTTTGTGGCGATTGTGGGGCAATCCGGCTCTGGCAAGTCCACGATGATGAATGTGCTGGGCTGTCTGGATATTCCCACTCGCGGAGATTATTTTCTAAACGGCACCGACGTCCGGGAGCTGACGGACAAGGAGCTCTCCCGCATCCGCAACAAGGAGATCGGATTTATTTTCCAGCAGTATAATCTGATTCAGGACCTGACTGTGCTGGAAAATGTGGAGCTGCCTTTGGTCTACCAAGGGGTCTCTGCGGATGACCGCCGGGAGATGGCCCTGGCCGCTCTGGAGAGGGTGGGGCTTGCCGAACGGGTGAAGCACCGGCCCACCCAGATGTCCGGCGGCCAGCAGCAGCGGGTGGCGATTGCGCGGGCCATTGCCGCGAATCCCTCCATTGTCATGGCGGATGAACCCACAGGCGCGCTGGACTCCCGGACGGGCCTGGAGGTGCTCGCCTTCCTCCAGAAGCTGAACCGGGAGGGGACCACCGTAATTTTGATTACCCACGATAATGGCATTGCCGCCACTGCCCGGCGCTGCGTGAGGCTGACGGACGGCAGGATCGTGGAGGACCAGGTCCAGGAGGTGGATTGGCTGTGA
- a CDS encoding efflux RND transporter periplasmic adaptor subunit, with amino-acid sequence MSEVMEREEQLTPELEPQTEPEKSSLKQKWKNMPRKKRRRLIRWIIILAILAAAGLMLYKIFGGSGGKTETEIMTAEVQYGSITATVEGSGMTRAKNSEAITITTAGTMSEVFVTEGQQVTAGDPLFTVDSPAARTAVDKARADVAGYEKQLSALQKDIAGLNLTAPHAGKIMLGEDAPKLNPGEEISKGTVVAQLNDDTKMRLEQYYSYAYAGDLYVGQKVEVSVPTLMTTISGTVEAVHMVSRITPEGSKLFSAEILVDNEGALTAEMVASATVTVDGETVYPYEPGKLEYYRTTDLKSTVNGTILVNNLVDYLQVSAGQVLVQIDGESSENEMFNIQQSLETAQEELEKAEKNLANCSAVAPIDGTVIGLTLQPGDEINTQNPIVTISDTSTLTVSATVDERNISYVKAGMMVDLNQWDTLATGTVESVSLSSTVNNGVATYPMTITADNYEGTLQVNSSINYTLIASQNDNCLVLPLQAVRTVTMEDGSMATVVYVQGDRPDNAIEVPFVEEEIPEGYWAVPVEIGIQDNYNVEIKSGVEEGTVVFTQMQSASTWG; translated from the coding sequence ATGTCTGAAGTCATGGAAAGAGAGGAACAGCTTACCCCTGAGCTGGAACCGCAGACGGAACCGGAAAAGTCCTCCCTGAAACAGAAATGGAAGAATATGCCTCGAAAAAAGCGGCGGCGTTTGATCCGCTGGATAATCATTCTGGCGATTCTGGCAGCGGCAGGCTTGATGCTGTACAAAATCTTTGGCGGCTCTGGGGGCAAGACGGAGACCGAGATCATGACCGCGGAGGTGCAGTACGGCTCGATTACTGCCACAGTGGAGGGCAGCGGTATGACCCGCGCAAAGAACAGCGAGGCCATTACCATCACCACTGCCGGTACCATGTCTGAGGTATTTGTGACAGAGGGACAGCAGGTAACGGCAGGGGACCCTCTGTTTACGGTAGACTCTCCTGCGGCGCGTACAGCTGTGGATAAAGCGCGCGCGGATGTCGCGGGCTATGAAAAGCAGCTTTCCGCCCTGCAAAAGGATATCGCGGGGCTGAACCTGACGGCGCCGCACGCCGGTAAGATTATGCTGGGAGAGGATGCACCGAAATTGAATCCCGGTGAGGAGATTTCCAAGGGGACCGTTGTGGCGCAGCTCAATGACGACACGAAAATGCGCCTGGAGCAGTATTATAGCTATGCCTATGCCGGTGATCTGTATGTAGGGCAGAAGGTGGAGGTCTCCGTCCCCACTCTGATGACCACAATCTCCGGCACTGTGGAGGCGGTACATATGGTCAGCCGGATTACCCCGGAGGGCTCCAAACTGTTTTCTGCGGAGATTCTGGTGGATAACGAGGGGGCTCTGACAGCGGAGATGGTGGCCTCTGCCACGGTCACGGTGGATGGAGAGACCGTCTATCCTTACGAGCCTGGAAAGCTGGAGTATTACCGGACCACAGATTTGAAGTCCACGGTCAACGGCACGATTCTGGTCAACAACCTGGTGGACTATCTGCAGGTTTCTGCGGGACAGGTTCTGGTGCAGATCGACGGTGAGAGCAGCGAAAATGAGATGTTCAACATTCAGCAGAGCCTGGAAACTGCGCAGGAAGAGCTGGAAAAGGCAGAGAAGAACCTGGCCAACTGTAGCGCCGTGGCACCGATTGACGGCACAGTGATTGGACTGACACTTCAGCCCGGTGATGAGATCAATACTCAAAACCCCATCGTGACCATTTCTGACACTTCTACCCTGACCGTCAGCGCCACGGTGGATGAGCGGAATATCAGCTATGTCAAGGCGGGTATGATGGTGGATTTGAACCAGTGGGATACCTTGGCAACTGGGACGGTGGAGAGCGTCAGCCTCTCCAGCACCGTCAACAACGGCGTGGCGACCTACCCCATGACGATCACTGCCGATAACTATGAGGGAACGCTGCAGGTCAACAGCAGCATCAACTACACCCTGATCGCCAGCCAGAATGATAACTGCCTGGTACTGCCTCTGCAGGCGGTGCGCACGGTCACTATGGAAGATGGTTCTATGGCTACTGTGGTCTATGTGCAGGGCGACAGGCCGGACAACGCCATTGAGGTGCCCTTCGTGGAAGAGGAGATTCCCGAGGGCTACTGGGCGGTTCCGGTCGAGATCGGCATCCAGGACAACTATAACGTGGAGATCAAGTCCGGCGTGGAAGAGGGCACCGTGGTCTTCACACAGATGCAGTCCGCCAGCACCTGGGGTTGA
- a CDS encoding TRAP transporter permease yields the protein MSFWKKDTKAEVTEDISVGSAADVEAVMKKYDRESNTRLWEGTPKLVIRVLMAMFSLYCIIDTVFLSTKQEVRLPVFVGLILLFGFLLFPAKKGDNRVNYLPWYDVVLLIAGPGAYFFYAVNADEVIRMSARVMQNDLYMIVGLIGVLALIELCRRCVGLPILCVAGVLLVYTFFNLMGGAPLGIEQIRLAFYQVIRTMFYTFNGIFGGPINVCAKFIVVFIIFGAFLERTGIAQFFINLANALAGAAPGGPAKVAVISSALCGMVSGSSVGNTVTTGSVTIPMMKKTGYKGEFAGAVEAAASTGGQIMPPIMGAAAFLMAEFTGEPYGTIAMRAILPAVLYFAGIYIAVHLEAKKLGLKGIPKDQLPRMSHLLPRIYLLLPLVILVVMVSTNMYTMAFSAAIAIVAAIGVGLLDNVITIATKNPDRSNFLTPVKIVDALESGAKGSITVAVACGVAGIISGCITVTGLASKLLSAIVNLSGGHMMIALVLTMLCCIVLGMGVPTTANYCIMAATCAPILMDPSIGVTKMAAHFFVFYFGIVADITPPVALAAYAGSAIAKADPMRTGINATKLAIAAFIVPYIFAMNPQMLFVNVSSPFQVVQICISALLGIFGVAAALNGFLYRPLNPLMRIVLVAGGLGMLIPGTLTDVTGLVLVAAVLMYQRATAKRMAA from the coding sequence ATGAGCTTTTGGAAAAAAGACACAAAAGCTGAAGTGACGGAAGACATCAGTGTCGGCAGCGCAGCCGACGTGGAAGCCGTCATGAAAAAATACGACCGGGAATCCAACACCCGGTTGTGGGAGGGAACTCCGAAACTGGTGATCCGCGTTCTGATGGCGATGTTCTCCCTGTACTGCATCATCGACACGGTATTCCTCAGCACCAAGCAGGAGGTCCGGTTGCCCGTCTTCGTGGGGCTGATCCTGCTGTTTGGCTTTTTGCTGTTCCCCGCCAAGAAGGGGGACAACCGGGTGAACTACCTGCCCTGGTACGACGTGGTGCTGCTGATCGCCGGCCCCGGGGCCTACTTCTTCTACGCAGTCAACGCTGACGAGGTCATTCGGATGTCTGCCCGTGTCATGCAGAATGACCTCTACATGATCGTGGGATTGATCGGCGTGCTGGCGCTGATTGAGCTGTGCCGGCGATGCGTGGGATTGCCGATTCTGTGCGTTGCCGGCGTGCTGCTGGTCTACACGTTCTTCAATCTGATGGGAGGCGCACCCCTCGGCATAGAGCAGATTCGGTTGGCCTTCTATCAGGTCATCCGGACGATGTTCTATACCTTTAATGGTATTTTTGGCGGCCCCATTAACGTGTGCGCCAAGTTCATCGTGGTGTTCATCATCTTCGGCGCGTTTTTGGAGCGCACCGGTATTGCACAGTTCTTCATCAACCTGGCCAACGCGCTGGCCGGCGCCGCCCCCGGCGGCCCCGCTAAGGTGGCGGTCATCTCCTCCGCCCTGTGTGGAATGGTGTCCGGCTCCTCTGTGGGCAACACGGTCACTACCGGCTCTGTCACTATCCCCATGATGAAAAAGACCGGCTACAAGGGCGAGTTTGCCGGCGCGGTGGAGGCGGCAGCCTCTACTGGCGGACAAATCATGCCTCCTATCATGGGCGCCGCTGCCTTCCTGATGGCGGAGTTCACCGGCGAGCCCTATGGCACGATTGCCATGCGTGCTATTCTACCGGCAGTGCTGTATTTTGCCGGCATCTATATCGCCGTACACCTGGAGGCCAAGAAACTGGGCTTAAAGGGCATTCCAAAGGATCAGCTGCCCCGGATGAGCCACCTGCTGCCCAGAATCTATCTGCTGCTGCCCCTGGTCATCCTGGTGGTCATGGTTTCCACCAACATGTATACCATGGCCTTCTCTGCGGCGATTGCGATTGTGGCGGCTATTGGTGTGGGCCTCTTGGACAATGTAATTACGATTGCCACAAAGAACCCGGATCGCAGCAATTTCCTCACGCCTGTCAAAATTGTAGACGCACTGGAGAGCGGTGCGAAAGGCTCTATCACAGTGGCTGTGGCCTGTGGTGTGGCCGGCATTATTTCCGGCTGCATTACCGTGACGGGCCTTGCCTCCAAGCTGCTCAGCGCAATTGTGAACCTCTCTGGAGGCCATATGATGATTGCGCTGGTGCTGACAATGCTCTGCTGCATTGTGCTGGGCATGGGCGTGCCCACCACCGCCAACTACTGCATCATGGCGGCCACCTGCGCCCCGATTCTGATGGACCCCTCCATCGGTGTCACCAAAATGGCGGCGCACTTCTTCGTGTTCTATTTTGGCATTGTGGCGGACATCACGCCCCCGGTGGCCCTGGCGGCCTATGCCGGCAGCGCAATTGCCAAGGCTGATCCCATGCGGACGGGTATCAACGCAACAAAGCTTGCGATTGCGGCGTTCATTGTACCCTATATCTTTGCCATGAATCCTCAGATGCTGTTTGTCAATGTGAGCAGCCCCTTCCAAGTGGTGCAGATCTGCATCAGTGCCCTGTTGGGAATTTTCGGCGTGGCTGCGGCTCTGAATGGCTTCCTGTACCGCCCCCTCAATCCGCTGATGCGGATTGTGCTGGTGGCAGGCGGCTTAGGCATGCTGATTCCTGGCACGCTGACCGATGTGACGGGGCTGGTGCTGGTAGCGGCGGTGCTGATGTATCAGCGGGCCACTGCCAAGCGCATGGCTGCTTGA
- a CDS encoding TAXI family TRAP transporter solute-binding subunit: MKKFLSLLMAVLMMASVLAGCGGDTTTDETEQDANTQDTTTEQTGTNVSPLTGSGTELKFRTGGEQGTYYGFGTVLAQAVTSSGCNTKVTAVSSNGSQDNIEQMDYNTAQLGFVQSDVMDYAYNGTNLFEGYPVTGFSTVAALYMEQVQIVTCDPEIKTVADLAGKTVSIGASGSGVFYNAIDILSAYGLDYETDIKAQYQDFGNSADSLQDGKIDAAFVVAGAPTTAIASLATAKDTYLVSLDDEHIAKLQETSPYYEKYVIPEGTYDGVPEATTVAVSAVVIARDDVSEEDVYNFVYTIFENADSIAASHDKGKELDLEFAAGVTNVPYHPGAAKYFAEKGFEVPTK, from the coding sequence ATGAAGAAGTTTTTATCTTTGCTGATGGCTGTTCTCATGATGGCCTCTGTCCTGGCTGGCTGCGGCGGTGACACCACCACCGATGAGACCGAGCAGGATGCAAACACACAGGATACCACCACCGAGCAGACGGGAACCAACGTCTCTCCCCTGACTGGCTCCGGCACAGAACTGAAGTTCCGCACCGGCGGCGAGCAGGGAACCTACTATGGCTTCGGCACTGTGCTGGCGCAGGCCGTCACTTCCAGCGGCTGCAATACCAAGGTGACAGCTGTATCTAGCAACGGCTCCCAGGACAATATCGAGCAGATGGACTATAATACGGCCCAGCTGGGCTTCGTCCAGTCCGACGTGATGGACTATGCCTATAACGGCACCAACTTGTTTGAGGGCTATCCCGTCACCGGCTTCTCCACTGTGGCAGCGCTTTATATGGAGCAGGTCCAGATCGTCACCTGTGACCCGGAGATCAAGACTGTGGCGGATTTGGCGGGCAAGACTGTCTCCATCGGCGCCTCCGGCTCCGGCGTGTTCTACAACGCCATCGACATTCTGAGCGCCTATGGCCTGGACTATGAGACCGATATCAAGGCCCAGTATCAGGATTTCGGCAACAGTGCTGACTCCCTGCAGGATGGCAAGATCGACGCCGCCTTCGTGGTGGCCGGCGCCCCCACCACGGCTATCGCCTCCCTGGCAACCGCGAAGGACACCTATCTGGTGAGCCTGGACGACGAGCACATCGCCAAGCTTCAGGAGACCTCCCCCTACTATGAGAAGTATGTGATCCCTGAGGGCACCTATGACGGCGTGCCCGAGGCCACCACCGTGGCTGTCAGCGCCGTGGTCATCGCCCGGGACGACGTGAGCGAGGAGGATGTGTACAACTTCGTCTACACCATCTTCGAAAACGCCGATTCCATCGCCGCCTCTCATGACAAGGGCAAGGAGCTGGATCTGGAGTTTGCCGCCGGTGTCACCAACGTGCCTTATCATCCCGGCGCCGCCAAGTACTTCGCTGAGAAGGGCTTTGAGGTGCCCACCAAGTAA